The genomic window CTCGGCGCCGCCGGAGTTACCGATGCGGTTGTCGTCACCGGTTACCTCGGTGAACAGATCGAAGCGCACTTCGGCGCCCGCACGGCGACGGGGCTCGGCCTCACCTACAGGCGGCAGTCCGTGCCGGAAGGCACGGCGCGGGCGCTCACCCTCGTGCGCGACCTCGTAAGTGCGGAACCGTTCGTGCTCTCCTGGGGCGATGTGCTCGTCGAGCCCCGGACCTATCGGGCCGTGATCGAGCGGTTCCGAATCGCGCCGGTCGACCTTCTCCTCACCGTCAACCCCACCGACGACCCCTGGCGCGGTGCGGCCGTTTACGTCGATGACGACTGGCGCGTAACGCGCCTGATCGAAAAACCTCCGCGCGGCACCTCGACGACGCAGTGGAACAACGCCGGCCTGTTCGTCGTCGGTCCGGCGCTCTTCTCGTACCTCGACCGCCTCGCCCCGTCGCCGCGCGGCGAGTACGAGCTGCCACAGGCCATCGCCGCGATGATAGCCGACGGCCGCGACGTCCGCGCCGTCGCGGTCGACGGTTCTTGGAGTGACCTCGGCACGCCGGAAGACCTCGCGGCGGCGGAACGCACATACGCACCCGCCGCGCCCTGACGCCCATGACCGCACCGCTCGACAGGGCCGGCCACGCAGCTTTGGAACGAACCCGCGGCGCCGAGCTCGCCACCGCCCTGCGGCGCATCTGTCGACGGCGCGTCGTCGCCGTCGTGCGCGCACCGGGGCGCGTCAACCTGCTCGGCGAGCACACCGACTATAACGGCTTGCCCGTGCTGCCGATGGCCATCGACCGCAGCGTCCTCGTCGCCGTGGCGCCCCGCTCCGATACGACCGTCCGGCTTTTCAACACGGCATCGCGCTTCGCCGCTCATCGCTACAAGCTGGCCGAGACCATTTCCCCCGATCCTCCCGGGGACTGGGCCAACTACTCGAAGGCGGCGGCCCAGGGCCTGATGCGGGCGTATGGCGAATGCTTGCGCGTCGGAGCCGACCTGCTCGTCGACGGCACGATTCCGAGCGGGGCCGGCCTGTCGTCGTCCTCGGCTCTGGTAGTTGCCAACGCCCTCGCCCTGCTCGCCGCGAACGGTGCCGAAATCCCGTACGCAGCGCTCGCCGAACTGCTGCCGGTGGCGGAACGCTACGTCGGTACCCTCAGCGGCGGGATGGACCAGGCCACGAGTCTGCTCGCCCAGGCCGACCACGCACTGAGGATCGATTTCTTTCCGCTGCGGGTTCGACCGGTGCCGCTGCCGCCGGGGTATTCCGTGATCGTCTGCCACAGCCTCGTCGAGGCCGAGAAGTCGGGAGCGGCGCGCGACGCCTACAATCTGCGCGTCATCGAAGGACGCCTCGCGTGTCAGGTGCTCAACCGATCTCTCGGAGCGAGCGCACCGCATGGACTTCAAACCCTCGGAAACCTCGCCACCCTGCGCCCCCGCCGCCCGCTGATCGAGTGGCTCGCGAACCTGACCGCGGTCATCCCGGACCGGCCGCTGTCGCTTGCCGAGATCGCCGCGGCGGTCGGCACGACCCCCGAACGCCTGCGCACCGCGTGCGAGGTCCCGCTTGCGATCGGCGACACCTTCGCACTGGTGCGCCGTACCCGCCACGTTTTGTCGGAAGCCGATCGTGTCGAACTGGCCGAAGAGTCCCTGGCACGCGGCGATGCGGTGAATTTCGGACGCCTGATGGACGCCTCGCATACGAGTTGCCGTGACGACTACGAAATAAGTTGCCCGGCCCTAGAGGATCTCGTCGGACTGGCGCGCGACGCCGGCGCTCTAGGCGCACGCCTGACCGGGGCCGGGTTCGGGGGTTGCACCGTCAACCTCGTGCGCGACGCCGACGTGCCGGCGTTTCTCACCCGTATCGACCGCGCGTTCTATGCCCCACGGCTGCCTCCGGGCGAATCGGTCGGCAACTACCGGTTCATCTTCCGCCCGCGGCAAGGCGCGGAGGTGTGGCGGGGGAAAGGCCGCCCGGGTTAGCAGGCGCCCGAAAAGGACCCGGCCCCCCCGGGGACGCATCGCCCCTTGAACCACGGACCTCTGGCTCGCTACGTCACGGCTCAGACCCGCATGAACACCGCCGACATCCAGGACCGACTCGCCGACTTCATCGCCGCACAACTCGGGATCGCCGCCGTCGCGATCACGGATCTCCACCGCCTTGCCGGCGGGGCGTCGCGCGAGATCTGGTCACTCGAGCTTGCGTACCGAGACGGCGACGAGACGATCTCCAGGCGTCTTGTCTTGCGGCGCGATCCGCACGCCGCCGGCGCCGGCACGGCCGGCGGGCAGGAGTTCCGGCTTCTGCGCGCCGCGTACGCCAGCGGCGTACCGGTGCCGCGCGTTTACTGGTACAGCGACGATCCGGACGTCCTCGAGGCACCGTTTTTTCTGATGGACCGGATCGACGGCGAGACGATCCCGCGCAAGCTGCTGCGCGACCCCGCCCTCGCGGCAGCCCGCGCCGGCATGGCAGCGCAATTCGGTCGCATTCTTGCCGCGATCCACGGCATAGACCGGGTCGCCCACGGCCTGGATTTCCTGACTGCGCCGAGCGACGGCCAGTCGCCGGCACAAAACGAGCTCGATCGCTTCGAACAGATCTATCGCGGCATCACCCTCGATCCCCATCCCGCCTTCGAGCTGGCCTTTCGCTGGTTGCGTTCGCACATGCCCGGGGGTGCGGAGTGCGTCGTCGTCCACGGCGACTACCGTATGGGCAACGTCATCTGCGGTCCGGAAGGTATTCGTGCGGTGCTTGACTGGGAGTTGGCGCACGTAGGCGATCCGATGGAGGATCTCGGCTGGCTGTGCGTCCGTTCGTGGCGCTTCGGCAACGACGATCGGCCGGTTGGCGGGGTCGGCGCACGCGATGAACTGTTCGACGCCTACGCCGGGTCGAGCGGCCGAGCGGTGGACCCGGAGCGGGTGCGCTACTGGGAGATTCTCGGCAACCTCAAGTGGGGCATAATCACCATTATCCAGGCGCGAACTTATCTCGACGGCCATCATCGGAGCGTCGAACACGCCAGCATCGGTCGCCGCACGGCGGAGACGGAGATGGAGTTGTTGGAGCTAATCGGAAGCTGAACGAAGGAGGAGTGCGCCTGGAACAGGCCGTTGGACGGCACGAGGACGGGCAGCCGAGGATGGGACACACAAATCCTGACACTGACAATGGTTGGAGCGAGAATGGCCAAGGCATCTGATGCCGAGTACCTGGAAATCATCACTGGCGCTATCAGCGTCTGTGCCGACTACCGGCCGCGCTTCGGGCACGGGCGCAAGGCCGGTTTCACCGTGGGGGAATTCCAGAAGCTCTATCGAGCGGACCCCTTCTACTCTTGGTTCGGCCTCGACAATCCACTCATGTATGCGGCTCACAGGACAGCCGGCGGAATGACGTCCGTCTACCGGCAGATCGGCATCGGGTGTCAGTGGGTCTTCAATCGGGTCCTTCGGGATTCGCTGAACATCGACGAGGAAGCCGCCAACTGGTCGTATAGCGTCCCGGAATCGAGTGGTGGCCGAGAACGAACGCTCTCCTTGGATGCGAGGATTCCAACGACGGCGCTACCGCCCGGTCCGCGAGGGGATGCCGTGCGTTCGTGGCTCGCGGAGTCCGCGCGACATCTCGAACTTACCAGGAAGGCAGCGCGAGGCCTTCAGGGCGCAGTATTCGAGGTGCGCCAAGGATACAAGAGCAAAGACTCGAAGCGTCAGAATGCTGACGTTGCCAACGCAGCAAACGCCTATGCGCACCAATACCTGCCGGTCGTCGCACTTCTCTCCACCCAGATGGATTCTGACGTTGCGGAGCGCTATCGCCGCGCCCGCTGGCTTCTTCTCGTCGGGAATACGTCAGGCTCTGCGTTTGACAGCACATACGTTTTTCTACGGGAGGTAGTAGGCTACGATCTTGCAGGATTCTTCCGACGCAATGCTGCCTCACTTCGCGCAACTGTCGATGCGGTCCTGCGGAGCCTGCTCAGTGAAAAGTGAACGGACTCGAATGAACTTCTTGCGAACTGAACCAGACGGCCATCTCCGCCGCAGGGACCACCTCACCTTCAAGGGGAACCGGTCCCAGGGTCGGCACGGTTGGCTTCGTCTTACGCCAGCCTACTCACTTCATCTGGTTCAAGGTCTCGTCGCTGGGCTATCCCCCGAAGACGTCGTCCTCGACCCGTTTTGCGGGACTGGGACTACCGCGCTAGCCTGCTCGGGGCAGGGCATCGCCTGTGACACGGTCGACTTGAACCCTTTCCTCGTTTGGCTGGCATCTGCGAAGTGTGCATCTTACGACGAGGCAGAGATACGGCATGCCAATATGGTGGCTCAGCAAGCCGTATCGCAGGGAGTGAACGGGAAGCACGCCTGGGTTCCCCCGATCCAGGACATTCATAAGTGGTGGTCCGATTCGACGCTCCACGCGCTGTCAGGGCTGTTCGCCCGGATATCCGAGGAGCCAGCCTCCCGGGCGCGCGATCTCCTCCGCATCGCTTTCTGCCGTACCGTGATCGAGACGGCCGCGGTCAGCTTCCGGCACCAGTCGATGTCGTTTCGGCGGGCCGACACACAGCCCACGTTGTTCGACGAACCGGCTTCTCAAATCGTCGCGGGTCACTTCGAGCGCGCCCTTGCTGGTGTTCTCGATACCGCAGCCGAGACGCCGACGGGGATCGTCGGTGTCTATCTCGGAGATTCACGGAACCTCGATCGGCTCCTCCCACCAGAACGGTATTCGGCGGTCATCACTTCGCCACCGTATCCCAACCGGATGAGCTACATCCGCGAGTTGCGACCCTACATGTATTGGCTCGGCTACCTCACTGATGGTCGTCAGGCCGGGGAGCTGGACTGGAAGGCGATCGGCGGAACGTGGGGATGTGCAACGAGTCTCGTCGCGAAGTGGGAACCAAGTACGAGGATTACCGTTTCCTGGGGGCCGTTCGACGCCTGTATCAAGGGGATCAAAGGACATAGCGATCTTCTTGGTCGCTATGTCCACAAGTACTTCGAAGATGCTGTCCTCCATGTGGAAAGTCTCGTAAGGGTTCTCGCCCGCGGGGCGCGGGTTCATTACGTCGTCGGCAACTCGAAGTTCTACGACGTGCTGCTTCCCACGGAAGAGATCTACGCCGCGATATTCCGGGCCGCTGGCCTGGGAAATGTGGCGGTCGAGCGGTTCAGAAAGCGGACCTCGAAGAAGGAGCTGTTCGAGTTTGTCGTTCATGGTACGAAACCATAGATGGCCTACCGGTGCGCCGTCTAACGCATAGCGGTTTGGAGTGGACGGCCCGCCGCTGAACCGGCGCGCTGGCGGTCGGGCGGTTGCCGGTTCGGTGAGTCGCGTTGGATTTCACGACGACCCGACGACCCGACGGCCCAGTCCGTAACGACTCACCGACTGACAGCCTGGTAAGTAACAGCCTGCACCCCGCCGAATCGCGCCCATGCAAGACCGACCCACGTACATGGAGCTGTTGAACGCCGTCCAACAGTTCATCGAAAACGACGTCGTCCCGGCACTGGAGGGACCGAAGAAGTATCATGCCCGCGTTGCCGCCAACGTCCTCGCCATCGTCAGCCGTGAACTCGCGACCGAGGAAACGCACCTGCGCAGCGAATGGGAACGCCTGGGCACTCTGCTCGACGACGACGCTCCGCCGCCGGTGGGGCGCGAGGCGCTGCGCACCCGGCTGCGCCGGCGCAACCTGGCGCTCTGCGAACGCATTCGCCGCGGCGACGCCGACGCCGGACCGTGGCGCGCGGCGGTCTGGGAGCACGTACGGCAGACCGTGGTAGAAAAGCTCACGGTGGCGGACCCGAGACCTCCCTCCACATCACCGGCGTCGTCTCCGGGCACGCCTGGGTGAATTCCTCCGACGCGAGCACTGCCGGATCGACGCGGCGGCGCTCGATGCGCTCGAAACCCAGACGATTGAAGAACCCTTCGGCGGTATCGGTGAGCAAGTATACCCGGGTCACCCCGGCGGCCTGCGCCGCGGCCAGCGCCGCGCCCGCCAGCGCCTGACCGAGCCCGCGTCGACGCCAGGCGGACACCACCGCCAGCGACCGCAACAACGCGGCGCGCCCGTACACCTCCAGCGCCACACAACCGACCACCTCGCCATCGACACGTGCCACGAGCGCCCGCGCGAAGTGCGCGGCGAGGCCGGCCTGTGGCAGATCGCACCGCGCCAGCAGCTCCAGGACCGCAGCGAGGTCCGCCGGCCGCGCCGACTCGATTACCGGCGGTCGTCGAGCCTCTCGGCCTCGCCGGCCCGCCCGGAAAGAGCTGTCGTACATGGCGGGAAGCGTTACGCCGGCCCAGAGACCGCCGCCATCGCAAGCAGCCGGAACGCCGACTGCGGCTGCTGAAAGCCCTTGAGGTGGAGTTCCCCGGTCGACTCGGCGACGAACCGCCCGTCGAGCTCCCCGAAGCTCCGGGCAGAAATAATTATCTCGCCCGGGCCGGCGAAATCCGACAGGCGGGCAGCCAGGTTGGTGACGTTGCCGATAACCGCGTAGTCCCGTCGCCCCTCGTAGCCGATGAATCCACAGGTGGCGTAGCCGGTGTGGATGCCCATCCCCGCGTGAATGCCGTAGCCCTTGCGCGTCCACTTCGCGCGCAACCGCTCGACGTCGGCGCGCATCGCCAGAGCCATCTGCGCCGCGCGCTCGACGTGATCGGGCTGATCGACGGGATCGTTGAAAAACACCATGAACCCGTCGCCGGCAAAGCGCTCGAGCGTACCCTCGTACTCCGCGATCCGGGCCCCCATGGCGCAGTGGTATTCGTCCAGCGTCGAAATCACCTCCTCCGGTTCGACCGTGTCGGAAAAGGAAGTGAAGCCGCGCAGGTCGGCAAACAGCACCGTCACCAGTTTGCGCTGGCTACCGAGCTCGGCGGCGCCGCCACGGGCCATTACCTGATCGATGATCTGCGGCGGGAAATAGCGCTTGAGATCGGCGAACTCCCGCTCGCGGGCGACCAGCCGTTCCGTCGCCGCAACGCGCATGACTGCCTGCACCGCTTGTTGTCCGGCGGCCGCCAGGGCGTCGACGTCTGCCTGTTCGTAGGGGTCGTTGGACTTGCGCGCACCGACCGCCAGTCCCCCAACGACGCGCTGTTCGTGCACCAGCGGCACCAGCAGCGTCGCGCCAAGCCGGTCGAACCCGGCTTCGCACTCGGCACGTACATTGACATACTGAGGTTCGACCGCGAGCTGCGCCCGCAGCACGTCCCGACGCGTCGCGCGCACGAGCTGCACGATCGGCTCGGCCTCGATCGGCACGGCGCCGCCGGGCACCACACCGGCGGCACGGCTGTGTTCGCGATCGTCGACGGCACCGGGCAGCAGGAACGCCACCGTGCTGCGGGCGTCGCACAGTCGTGCTGGCGCAAGCGCCGCCACGTCCAACACGTCGGGCACCGTCACCGCCGCGGCAAGGTCGGTGCCGACGTCGCGCAGCAGTTCCGCAAACCGTGCCCGTTGCGGGTAGAGTCGAGAATTGAGCCGCGCCTCGAAGCGCGGCCAGAAGTAGAGCAACGGGAACAGCAAGGCGCCCACCGCGTACGGTCGCACCGACACCAGCAGGAACGCAACGACGCTGAGAATGGCGACCGCCGCCGTGTACAGCACCGCTTTGCGCACGGCGATGCGCGCGTTCATCAACGCCGGACGCAGCGTCACGCGCGCCAGCGCAAGGACGAAGACGGCCACCGGCCACGTGAGGAAGCGGCTGTCGATCTCCAGCGCCCCGAAGGTCTCCCGCGCGAATTGCACCAGACCGAACGGCATAAGACCGACCACCACCCCGGCGAGCAGAATCCGCGCCCGCTGCGCAACCAGCGGGTCGGCGCGGTGGACCGCCAACCGCGCACAACGGAAGGTGAACGCGCCAAGCCCGATCAGCAGCACGCCCGCGCTGATGTTGCGCGCGTACGCGAAAACACCCTCGAATCCGGCCCCGGCCCCGGCAAGATTGGCGGCGGCTTGCAGGGCGCCGGCACCGTACACCCACCAGAGCACTCCGGGCCGGCGCACCAGCAACGGGTGAACCACGGGAAAAGCCAGCAGCATGTGGAACGGCACGTAAGGCACCAGGCCGACGACAAAGAAGAAATAGTCGGCGTTCCAGCCGTGCGCCTCGTCGATCGGGACAAATCCCGTCAAGAGCGTCCCGCCAACGACGCTGCACAGCGACAGCAAGGCCCAGCTCGGGGTCTCGTAGGGACGCAGCAGAAAGACGGTAACGCCGACGAACAGGAACAGCAGGGCAATGACATCGGTCGCCCCCTGCGTGAAAACGAAGTCGTCCCATTCCCAGGGCCGCACGGCGATCGTGATCTCACGCAGCTCACCGCTCGCACTCCGCATCGTAATGGTGTTGGTCGCCCCGATGTCGGTCACGACGTTGGGGCCCGTGGTCTGTCCCCGCAACGCCGCCGCCGATACGTCAAGGCCGTTTATCCGGAGAATGCGTCCACCACCCCGCAAGCCGGCCTCGGAGGCGTCGCCGTGCGTCGGCGAGATGGTCTGACCATCAAGCATCCAACCCACGTTCGGCGTGCCGAACCGGTCGAACTTATCCGCGAAGGCAAGCGCCAGTCCTACCAATGATAACGCAACGAAAAATGCGAAGACCGCCTTCTGAACCGGCGTTCCGTCGAGCAGCGACATGCGCGCCGGTACCCTAGCACACCGTCCTAACAAGGCGACCGGACCGGCGGCAAGAACCGGCGGCGGCCCCCCCGAGTTATTCGCTTGCCCTTTCGACGCCACACGAGCTACGCAACGCCAGGGAGGATTGACGGATGCCGTACCTGCGCAAAACCGCCGGACGCGGGAGGTTCGTCGCGTTGGCGATAGCCCTGCTCCTCGCAACGATAACCGGCTGTGGCGACGACGACGGCGTGCCCGCATCGGGTTCGACGGCTACCGTCGCCAGCCCGATTATCGATGGACCGGTCGGCGGCGGTGCCGGCGTGCCGTTTGTCGCCACGACCGTATTCGACCTGGCCGCCGTGGGTTACACACGCGCCGAGTACTTCATTTCCGGCACCGCAACGGCCTACAGCGCCGCCGCGGAGCTATCCGAAGACGGCAAGTGGACCGTGGAACCGAACGAAACGGCGGCGTTCAGGACACGTATCCTGGTCCACCGCCCGATCGACGGGAACCGGTTCAACGGCACGGTCGTAGTCGAATGGTTGAACGTCAGTGGCGGCCGCGACGCGGCGCCGGACTGGATCTACACGCACACCGAGTTGGTCCGCAGCGGGTACGCCTGGGTCGGCGTATCGGCGCAAATCGTTGGCGTGGAGGGCGGCGGGTCCATGCTGGGTCTGCCGGGGACGCCGCTGAAGACGGCGGACCCGGAACGGTACGGGACGCTTGTACACCCCGGCGACAGTTTCTCGTACGACATCTTCTCGCAAGCCGGTCAGGCCTTGCGGAACCCGCGGGGCCCGGCACCGCTCGGCGATTTACGTATCGCGGCGCTGCTCGCGGCCGGCGAGTCGCAATCGGCCTTCCGCATGGTCACGTACATCAACGCCATCCACCACCGTGCCCGTATTTACGACGGGTATCTCGTCCACAGTCGGGGCGGCGGCGGTCTCTCCGGGGCCCCTCTCTCCGAAGCGCCACAGCCGCGTATTGCGGTGCCGGCGGCAGCGCGCATCCGCGACGATCTCGATGCCCCCGTGCTCACCCTGCAAACCGAAACCGACCTCACCATCCTCGAGTCCGTCGCCGCTCGACAGCCCGACACGGCTGCTTTCCGACTCTGGGAAGTTGCCGGAACCGCCCACGCCGACACTTACGTGGGAGGGATTGGGGCAACCGATCTCGGCAACTCGCCCGACGCTGCCCGCCTGGTTCTCACGCAGTCAGCCGTCCCCGGCGTGACCTGCCGTCTCCCGATCAATTCCGGTCCTCATCACTTCGTCGCCAAGGCAGCTCTCTCAGCCCTCAATCGCTGGGTGCGTCTGGGCACGCCGCCGCCGTCGGCACCGCGGATCGCGGCCTCCGCCTCGCCCCCCTACACGATCGAGCGTGACCCCTACGGAAACGCGCGCGGTGGGATTCGCACGCCCCAGGTCGACGTGCCCATCGCCACGTTCTCAGGTGACGGCCGTGGCTCAATTGTCTGCCTGCTCTTTGGCACTACAACACCCTTCGACGTGGAGACACTGGCAGAACTGTACCCGACTGCCGAGGATTACGTGTCGGCGTTCAACGCCGCCACCGACCGCGCGTTGCAGACCGGGTTCATCCTCGCGCCCGACGCCGAGCTGATGAAGGCCGCGGCCGCGGATGTGTTCCGGGAGTGAGTGGGGAGTGGCACGCGGTAAATGGCGAGTGGTCAGTGGTCCGCGATCCGTGGTCGGTCAAGGTCCTCAACTTGCCACCCGCCATCCGCCTCACCCCGCCTGGAACACCAGCCCACCGTCGACGACGAGTTCCTGCCCGGTAATATAGCTGGCCTCGTCGGAGAGCAGGAAGATCGTCGCATACGCCACTTCCCAACCGGTGCCCTGACGCCCGAGCGGCACGGGGGTGTGCGCCCGACCGGGACGCATCGAGGTTGCCAGGCGCCCGAGCGGCGTGTCGATAAGACCGGGCACGACCACGTTGGCGCGAACACCGCAGGGCGCGCCTTCGAGCGCGACGTGACGGCAAAGACCGAACATCCCGGCCTTCGACGTGTCGTAAGCGGGAATCCGACTTCCGGGCCGCAAGCCGGCAACCGACGAGACGAATACGATCGCACCGCCACCGGTCATGCGGGGCAAAGCCGCACGTGACAGAAGAAAATGCGCACGGAGATTCACCGCCATGACCAGATCCCAGACCTCCGGGTCCGTGCCCCCCAGCTCCCTGCCTCCGGCGATACCCACATTGAGCACCAGCCCGTCCAGACCGTCGAGACGCGCGCTCGCGTCGGCAACCAGACGCGCGCACGTTGACGCATCGGCCACGTCACCCAGGAGCGCTACCGCCTCGTGTCCCTCGCGGGCCAGCCAGTCGACGGTCCCCTGTAAAGCTGCGCCGTCGAGGTCGGTTACCGCCACACGCGCCCCCTCGCGCGCCGCCAGTACTGCCATGGCTCGCCCGTTGCCGATGGGCGGATCGGCATCCTCGATGGCACGCGTGCCCGCCCCCACCACCATGATCCGACGACCCGCCAGTCGACCTCTCGCCGCAGCCTGTCCGCATGCTTCCGCAGGAAGCTCTCGCCGTATCGTCATGCCGTAGGAAGTACCGGCTGCCCGCGTATCAGGTCAACAAGTCGCCGCCGCATCGACCGCGGCCGAAGGCATGCCACGTGGCGTGTCGGCAACAATATAAATCTAACAACGATACATGTTCGCCGGTCTGTTACCGCAGCAACGGCTCGATGTAGCACCTGACGACCCAC from Candidatus Binatia bacterium includes these protein-coding regions:
- the galK gene encoding galactokinase, whose product is MTAPLDRAGHAALERTRGAELATALRRICRRRVVAVVRAPGRVNLLGEHTDYNGLPVLPMAIDRSVLVAVAPRSDTTVRLFNTASRFAAHRYKLAETISPDPPGDWANYSKAAAQGLMRAYGECLRVGADLLVDGTIPSGAGLSSSSALVVANALALLAANGAEIPYAALAELLPVAERYVGTLSGGMDQATSLLAQADHALRIDFFPLRVRPVPLPPGYSVIVCHSLVEAEKSGAARDAYNLRVIEGRLACQVLNRSLGASAPHGLQTLGNLATLRPRRPLIEWLANLTAVIPDRPLSLAEIAAAVGTTPERLRTACEVPLAIGDTFALVRRTRHVLSEADRVELAEESLARGDAVNFGRLMDASHTSCRDDYEISCPALEDLVGLARDAGALGARLTGAGFGGCTVNLVRDADVPAFLTRIDRAFYAPRLPPGESVGNYRFIFRPRQGAEVWRGKGRPG
- a CDS encoding phosphotransferase family protein, whose amino-acid sequence is MNHGPLARYVTAQTRMNTADIQDRLADFIAAQLGIAAVAITDLHRLAGGASREIWSLELAYRDGDETISRRLVLRRDPHAAGAGTAGGQEFRLLRAAYASGVPVPRVYWYSDDPDVLEAPFFLMDRIDGETIPRKLLRDPALAAARAGMAAQFGRILAAIHGIDRVAHGLDFLTAPSDGQSPAQNELDRFEQIYRGITLDPHPAFELAFRWLRSHMPGGAECVVVHGDYRMGNVICGPEGIRAVLDWELAHVGDPMEDLGWLCVRSWRFGNDDRPVGGVGARDELFDAYAGSSGRAVDPERVRYWEILGNLKWGIITIIQARTYLDGHHRSVEHASIGRRTAETEMELLELIGS
- the arsN2 gene encoding arsenic resistance N-acetyltransferase ArsN2, whose product is MYDSSFRAGRRGREARRPPVIESARPADLAAVLELLARCDLPQAGLAAHFARALVARVDGEVVGCVALEVYGRAALLRSLAVVSAWRRRGLGQALAGAALAAAQAAGVTRVYLLTDTAEGFFNRLGFERIERRRVDPAVLASEEFTQACPETTPVMWREVSGPPP
- a CDS encoding SDR family oxidoreductase, with protein sequence MVVGAGTRAIEDADPPIGNGRAMAVLAAREGARVAVTDLDGAALQGTVDWLAREGHEAVALLGDVADASTCARLVADASARLDGLDGLVLNVGIAGGRELGGTDPEVWDLVMAVNLRAHFLLSRAALPRMTGGGAIVFVSSVAGLRPGSRIPAYDTSKAGMFGLCRHVALEGAPCGVRANVVVPGLIDTPLGRLATSMRPGRAHTPVPLGRQGTGWEVAYATIFLLSDEASYITGQELVVDGGLVFQAG
- a CDS encoding DUF6285 domain-containing protein translates to MQDRPTYMELLNAVQQFIENDVVPALEGPKKYHARVAANVLAIVSRELATEETHLRSEWERLGTLLDDDAPPPVGREALRTRLRRRNLALCERIRRGDADAGPWRAAVWEHVRQTVVEKLTVADPRPPSTSPASSPGTPG
- a CDS encoding nucleotidyltransferase family protein, whose translation is MFAVVLAAGRGTRMGPLTAATPKPLLQLQGRPILGHILDGLGAAGVTDAVVVTGYLGEQIEAHFGARTATGLGLTYRRQSVPEGTARALTLVRDLVSAEPFVLSWGDVLVEPRTYRAVIERFRIAPVDLLLTVNPTDDPWRGAAVYVDDDWRVTRLIEKPPRGTSTTQWNNAGLFVVGPALFSYLDRLAPSPRGEYELPQAIAAMIADGRDVRAVAVDGSWSDLGTPEDLAAAERTYAPAAP
- a CDS encoding site-specific DNA-methyltransferase, translating into MNFLRTEPDGHLRRRDHLTFKGNRSQGRHGWLRLTPAYSLHLVQGLVAGLSPEDVVLDPFCGTGTTALACSGQGIACDTVDLNPFLVWLASAKCASYDEAEIRHANMVAQQAVSQGVNGKHAWVPPIQDIHKWWSDSTLHALSGLFARISEEPASRARDLLRIAFCRTVIETAAVSFRHQSMSFRRADTQPTLFDEPASQIVAGHFERALAGVLDTAAETPTGIVGVYLGDSRNLDRLLPPERYSAVITSPPYPNRMSYIRELRPYMYWLGYLTDGRQAGELDWKAIGGTWGCATSLVAKWEPSTRITVSWGPFDACIKGIKGHSDLLGRYVHKYFEDAVLHVESLVRVLARGARVHYVVGNSKFYDVLLPTEEIYAAIFRAAGLGNVAVERFRKRTSKKELFEFVVHGTKP
- a CDS encoding adenylate/guanylate cyclase domain-containing protein — protein: MSLLDGTPVQKAVFAFFVALSLVGLALAFADKFDRFGTPNVGWMLDGQTISPTHGDASEAGLRGGGRILRINGLDVSAAALRGQTTGPNVVTDIGATNTITMRSASGELREITIAVRPWEWDDFVFTQGATDVIALLFLFVGVTVFLLRPYETPSWALLSLCSVVGGTLLTGFVPIDEAHGWNADYFFFVVGLVPYVPFHMLLAFPVVHPLLVRRPGVLWWVYGAGALQAAANLAGAGAGFEGVFAYARNISAGVLLIGLGAFTFRCARLAVHRADPLVAQRARILLAGVVVGLMPFGLVQFARETFGALEIDSRFLTWPVAVFVLALARVTLRPALMNARIAVRKAVLYTAAVAILSVVAFLLVSVRPYAVGALLFPLLYFWPRFEARLNSRLYPQRARFAELLRDVGTDLAAAVTVPDVLDVAALAPARLCDARSTVAFLLPGAVDDREHSRAAGVVPGGAVPIEAEPIVQLVRATRRDVLRAQLAVEPQYVNVRAECEAGFDRLGATLLVPLVHEQRVVGGLAVGARKSNDPYEQADVDALAAAGQQAVQAVMRVAATERLVAREREFADLKRYFPPQIIDQVMARGGAAELGSQRKLVTVLFADLRGFTSFSDTVEPEEVISTLDEYHCAMGARIAEYEGTLERFAGDGFMVFFNDPVDQPDHVERAAQMALAMRADVERLRAKWTRKGYGIHAGMGIHTGYATCGFIGYEGRRDYAVIGNVTNLAARLSDFAGPGEIIISARSFGELDGRFVAESTGELHLKGFQQPQSAFRLLAMAAVSGPA